A single genomic interval of Spinacia oleracea cultivar Varoflay chromosome 6, BTI_SOV_V1, whole genome shotgun sequence harbors:
- the LOC130463512 gene encoding uncharacterized protein: MNENQIVVRHESEGGKTPTTRDESQDVSTITKTIKGRGPSKGVKVAKPMFLEYNVYNVPDGQWSHEYGKQVGSCATRININVPLYPKVDEQIKKGFWEETKLMFHITDDSNHSREKYFHSCVAKRFSCFKSKLVRRWITMKEKKPKNQTNKMPWDVYNHITEDDWKTFVKHYFLPESLLRSEKARKSASCNKNPHRTGQKGYNRKRLDWIKDGRLPPDAALPISSSSSVNSSVTSNVNRVRKYRSKEWILAHQVQNKEGKWEIDPNDSEVVEIATKALEYIAEEEKGNLSFEQGEDALTKAIGKKDHRGRVKGTGGMVGIKKAFGPCIRHSRSDHVDIYLIICITYKVALKPLFMKERTPCRLALEEKVSGNNIVVADGMVQPSDGALPQHFTSMKPGHYKVQVDFVYEGHVDDILPVPTGDGFTNLGGTLGSFVQWPIHLVIFEDGEDCISPPKKKSKSNVSKERDGSSKKKTTVLAAQKKTTDLPSKVNPLKLIRT, from the exons ATGAATGAAAACCAAATTGTTGTTAGGCATGAATCAGAAGGTGGCAAGACTCCCACAACGCGTGACGAATCACAAGATGTTAGTACGATTACAAAGACCATTAAAGGCCGTGGTCCGTCAAAAGGTGTTAAAGTCGCTAAGCCTATGTTCCTTGAGTATAATGTATATAATGTCCCCGATGGACAATGGTCTCATGAATACGGGAAGCAAGTTGGGAGTTGTGCTACTAGAATTAATATTAACGTCCCATTATATCCAAAGGTAGATGAGCAAATCAAGAAGGGGTTTTGGGAGGAGACTAAG cttatgttccacattactgatgattctaatcattcgagggagaaatattttcattcttgtgtggcgaaacgatttagttgtttcaagagcaaGTTGGTGCGCCGATGGATAACTATGAAGGAAAAGAAgccaaaaaatcaaacaaacaagatGCCTTGGGATGTCTACAACCATAtcacagaggatgattggaagACTTTTGTTAAACATTATTTCCTGCCAGAGTCATTG CTTCGTAGTGAAAAGGCGAGGAAAAGTGCATCATGCAACAAGAACCCACATCGCACCGGCCAAAAGGGTTATAATAGAAAGCGACTAGATTGGATAAAGGATGGACGACTTCCACCAGATGCAGCTTTACCTATCTCGAGTAGCTCCTCGGTGAACTCATCAGTGACCTCAAATGTTAATAGAGTTAGAAAATACAGATCAAAGGAGTGGATTTTGGCCCATCAAGTACAAAATAAAGAgggaaagtgggaaattgacccgAACGATTCAGAAGTTGTTGAAATCGCAACAAAAGCT TTAGAGTACATCGCAGAAGAGGAAAAAGGAAATCTTTCTTTCGAACAGGGTGAGGATGCCCTCACTAAAGCTATAGGGAAAAAAGATCATCGTGGGCGTGTCAAGGGAACAGGTGGCATGGTTGGTATCAAAAAGGCTTTCGGTCCGTGTATTCGACATAGTAGAAGTGACCATG ttgacatttacTTAATAATctgtatcacttacaaagttgcATTGAAACCTTTGTTTATGAAGGAAAGGACTCCATGTCGTCTTGCCCTTGAGGAGAAAGTTTCAGGCAACAACATTGTCGTGGCGGATGGTATGGTACAACCCTCAGATGGTGCATTGCCCCAACATTTTACATCGATGAAGCCTGGTCACTATAAAGTCCAAGTTGATTTTGTTTACGAAGGACATGTTGATGATATTCTTCCGGTACCTACGGGAGATGGTTTCACTAACTTAGGCGGTACTCTGGGTAGTTTTGTGCAATGGCCCATACACTTAGTGATTTTCGAAGACGGCGag gATTGTATTTCACCTCCTAAAAAGAAGTCCAAGTCTAATGTTTCTAAAGAGAGGGATGGTAGCTCCAAGAAAAAGACAACGGTGTTAGCGGCCCAAAAGAAGACAACAGACTTACCATCCAAGGTAAAccctctaaaactcattcgaacctaa
- the LOC110784053 gene encoding uncharacterized protein, with translation MTSAPDDIYDNTTIPLAASVWHSDFDQETYITASDIGEFLRGACLNISAIQVYILCLLHDHAKSFEMSRISFICPEIMSSTRIKADPGAPTMYLKNIFQAEIEKEKMGNPNLTNWFLIPYNQENHWNLYVMDLRRGYVYIFDSARDPRRTDYAWGILSLAYQVYKCNGGHCPNKTSFKSCKPIHIECAQQIGGTECGYYVMKFMLEIVTLQHDYEGRLDEVYTPRTAPYASEEIDVVREQWAKFFTTKYLLLT, from the exons ATGACTTCGGCGCCTGATGATATATATGATAATACTACCATCCCATTGGCGGCCTCAGTTTGGCACTCGGATTTTGATCAAGAAACATACATAACTGCGTCTGATATAGGAGAGTTCCTTCGCGGGGCGTGCTTAAACATTTCAGCGATCCAAGTCTACATAtt gtgtttattgcacgatcatgccaaatcatttgaaatgtctcggatttcgttcatttgtcccgagattatgtcaagcactagaatcaaggccgaccctggagcgccaacaatgtatttgaaaaacattttccaagctgaaattgaaaaggagaagatgggtaatcctaacctaactaattggtttttaatcccatataatcaaga aaatcattggaatttatacgtgatggacctacgtagaggttatgtatatattttcgattctgctagagatccacgtcgaacagattatgcatggggaatcttgagttt ggcataccaagtgtacaagtgcaatggtgggcattgtccgaataaaacgagttttaagtcgtgtaaacccattcatatagag tgtgctcaacaaatcggcggaactgagtgtggctattacgttatgaagttcatgttagagatagtcacgttacaacatgactatgaaggccggctagatgag gtctatactccgaggactgcgccttatgctagtgaggaaattgatgtggttcgtgagcaatgggcgaagttttttaccaccaagtatttattattgacctga
- the LOC110775451 gene encoding TOM1-like protein 1, with protein MSDNLMDKVTSLGERLKIGGIEVGKKMSAGVRSMGDKMKELFQGLNQTDKIVEEATVETLEEPDWATNLEICDMVNQERVNSIDLIRGKKKRIMLKTHRVQYLSMVLLETVVKNCEKDFSKVASERVLDEMVKLIDDPQTVIMNRNKALMLIESRGESSNELRYLPVFEETYKSLRSRGIRFPGRDDESLAPVFTPPCSVLEADVNAPLAQPDIPVQSFSEEDTKEAFNVARNCIELSFNRSIFFSRTRCAAG; from the exons ATGAGTGATAACTTGATGGATAAAGTCACCTCATTGGGTGAGCGCCTAAAGATCGGTGGGATTGAGGTTGGTAAGAAAATGAGTGCTGGTGTGAGATCGATGGGTGACAAGATGAAGGAATTATTCCAAGGGCTGAATCAGACGGATAAGATTGTTGAGGAGGCCACTGTAGAGACCCTCGAGGAGCCAGATTGGGCCACGAATCTGGAGATATGTGACATGGTTAATCAAGAGAGAGTCAATAGTATTGACTTGATTCGAGGGAAAAAGAAGCGGATTATGTTAAAGACCCATAGGGTTCAGTATTTGTCTATGGTGTTGCTCGAAACTGTTGTTAAGAACTGCGAAAAAGACTTCTCTAAGGTGGCGTCTGAGAGGGTTCTTGATGAGATGGTGAAGTTGATTGATGACCCTCAAACTGTGATTATGAACAGGAACAAGGCACTTATGTTAATTGAATCCCGGGGGGAATCTTCAAACGAACTCAGATACTTGCCTGTATTTGAAGAAACATATAAG AGCTTGAGATCGAGAGGAATCCGATTCCCAGGACGTGATGATGAGAGTTTGGCACCTGTTTTTACCCCTCCTTGCTCTGTCCTTGAAGCAGATGTGAATGCACCTCTTGCACAGCCTGATATTCCAGTACAAAGCTTCTCAGAAGAAGACACAAAAGAAGCATTTAATGTCGCACGGAATTGCATTGAGCTTTCTTTCAACCGTTCTATCTTCTTCTCCCGAACAAGATGTGCTGCAG GATGA